The Juglans regia cultivar Chandler chromosome 1, Walnut 2.0, whole genome shotgun sequence nucleotide sequence CACTTCCAGTGCATGCAATTAATACTCCCTAGCATCCCAGGGAATCCACGATGTTCACCAATAGAGAGTAATCAAGCAATATCATTGGAGaccttaaatatttattggaaaaaatatttacgatGGCAGCCACAAGTTTTTCAAACTCTCCATTGCGATGCTTTCACCAATAGAGAGTAATCAAGCAATATCTATGAAATCGACAGTTACTCCATACAGAATAATTCTAAGTGCAGCAGTTATCCTTTACAGTGAAGAAAGATCAATTCTTCCAACATTATCTCTTTTTTAGATTAAATAAGGCTCATAAGCCTCTACCTCAAGCTAAATACGAAGAAAAAGTTTACGACCCTTACAAAATCTCTTTCGAAATAAATTCAAGTAATATATTGGTGAGTCTGCTAAATAGTCACAAAATAACTGTTCGTGCCCTTCTAAATGATCATGCCTAATATACTTACAACGTTGACAAGTACGACCACAATGAGATGTTGATCCTCCATCTTTATTAAGAACTATCTCCAACTCATCTTCAGAGTCTAAGTGAAGCAACAATTTGTAAAAGAAAGAATGAGTCATTTATATTGGAATGATTAATGAAACCAGAATGAGAATGTGTCAGCAAAAGCGTGTGGAGAATGAGACCgaaatgagaattttttcttaatctagAATGAAACTTAGGTTGCTCTAGATGTCAATGAAAGAGCAagtgtttttatttatacatcataatattaccgattgaaaatatgtttgttaggaaaatgataaaaaaaaatattatcgttagacaaattacaaaaatatgaccatttaaaatttaaccgttatattatcaaaaaaataaataaaatttaaccgTTACAAAATAATACCGTTGGAAAAtgtgaattttgagaaaaattcatattattcttaaaaatgtaataattttgaaaatttcatagTACcggcaaaaaaataatttccgaCGTTGTATTAAAAATAGTTGCTagagagtaatagttcaaaacagaaggaaaaagacaaaagagTGAGTATTTAAGATTGTAAAGGGAAgtgaggaaaaaataataagagtaattctactcatcattctaattctcatcatctcatgatgtagcattagatgattagagattatttattatatttcacttgtaaacctatcacatcatgagatgatgagaggatgatgagaaaatagatgaatagattttttttctttaatagaataaagaaaaaatagggaGTGGAATGTCGGAATTTTTTTGagatagataaaattaaaaaaaaaaaagatgatttttggTTAAAATTTATAGAAACTTTTAAGGATCAGATGTGGATGCTCTAAGCACATTGAGCGGTTCTACCACTTTTGATAAAACTATTTAGTTTTTCTtctgatctttatttttttaggggCCGATTGGAATCTCATGAATTTGATCACTAACCTCTCcgtgatgaaatgaaatctaGTACATGATAATCGTGTTGGCCAAATCGCCATGCTAGATTTAACATGACACGAGGTTTACCTcgttttcttcaaatctcaaaaatataaatttaaaaaaaaaatacaattacattggaaacagaaaaataatatcaaattcaaatctcaaatgcatgtaagtattttataaaataaaaaatatatattttatacttttttataataggATTAGCTTTTGAGTTgtatattttgagtttatatatatcattattcaagaTATTCTAAACTAAAGCTTCTCTGTTTTTTGATACAAAGCCGTAGCCCAGTTCATACTTTTGTGCCATGGGCCGATAAAATAGTTGTGACAAGCAACTTCCTTAGTTCCTTGCTGCAAACGTGGATGCTCAAATGTATTCTAagctctcatctcatctcaacctTGCATGCATACATACTCTCAAAGCTCCCAAATACAGCCGTCTCAATTAGCAGACCTTAATTTATTACCCTCCTCGCATTCATACATCTGCCTGAGCATTCAATTTGGAGTTGGTGCTTTTAATTTAATCTAAACCAAACAACCAGAGCCTAATAAATAAAGCATAATTTATCTGCATATGGAAAAACGCCATGGAAATATGGGATATGAGCAagaaggaaattaattaatacttgTTCAGGAGCCAAGAACTGTGCTTGCTGCCTTCCTTCAACTTTTGTCTTGTTTCTCTGCTTTTCTTCTAGCCCGCCTCTCCCTCGAGCTTACATACTTGAATCCTCCATTTTCAGACTCCGAGTCTTCTAAATCTCTGACAGACTTCTGCACATACAAAAGTATTCGGAGTTAACCAAATTGAGAACTGTCTCAAACCGGAATTAACGAGGAGGAGAGAAGAAATAGAGGGGTCGTAGAAAAGGTACCTCTCTAAGCTCAGCAAAGCTTACAACATAGAAGGTAACAGCTGCAGCTGCTACAATTCCTAGAACGGGTAAGGCCACTTGCTGTATCCCATCCATTTCTCTCTTGCTTCTGGCCTTCGCTTGAGAGTTTCTTTTTAGAATCAAGGATAAAGAGAGTGCCTATTGCTACTGGATAGATAAGGATTATCTCTGTCGATGGGGGTCAATATTGCTCTGGATAATGTccttttcatgaatttctttgCCTTGACACTATTAAGGAACAAAAGGGCTAGGCTTGGGAAATTGAAGGTTGGCCCAACTCAGCATCTGTAATGTATAAATCATAGTAATATGTTGTGGTCTATGGCAGTCAGTACTGAGAGACCTATATATATCCGGACCAAGCCCAACCATTGTGCTAGGTTGAGGCTGGATTTTTTACAGCCGgaaaatgatgagatgagatcatccCCATCCCTAAACTTGCATTAACAGTGAGTTAAAAATAGTTTGTTGTTGATCGATGAGTTTGTAACTTTAAGAATAGATAGGGATCGGGTatagaaaaacaaatgaaatatt carries:
- the LOC108996414 gene encoding uncharacterized protein LOC108996414 produces the protein MDGIQQVALPVLGIVAAAAVTFYVVSFAELREKSVRDLEDSESENGGFKYVSSRERRARRKAEKQDKS